The window GCGCTGTTAATCGATTACTGTGTTGTGAACGCTCATTTTGGCATTGTGCAACAATATTAGTTGGAATATGTGTTATTCTGACAGCTGAATCAGTAGTATTAACGTGTTGTCCTCCTGCCCCGGTAGACCGATAGGTATCTATACGCAAATCAGATTCTTCCAAATCAATTTCTATTTCATCTTCAATCTCAGGTATGACATCTACAGATGAAAAGGAAGTATGCCTCCTTTTATTTGTATCAAATGGTGATATGCGAACTAAACGATGCACCCCTTTTTCAGACTTAAGAAATCCAAATGCATTTTTTCCAGCAACAGTAAAAGTAACACTTTTTATACCAGCCTCATCACCGGGTAGAAGATCTACTATTTCAGTTTTGAATGATTTTTTTTCTGCCCATCTTAAATACATCCTTAAAAGCATTTCAGCCCAATCTTGTGATTCGGTACCACCAGCACCAGGATGAATTGAAACGATTGCATTATTCTTATCATATTCATCACTAAACAATAAATCTCTGTTTAAATCTGATATTTCCGCCTCCAACTTTTCTACTTTTTGTACAATCTCTTGCCAGACTTTCGGACTATTTTCCTGACAATTCAATTCATAAAGTATCTCAATTTCTTCCAAATTATCATTTAAAGCCTGGTAATCTCCTACAACAACTTGTATATCTTTCAGCTCTTTTGATACCTTATTTGCTTCTTCCTGGTCTTCCCAAAAGGTATTTAAACTCATTAATCCTGATATTTCTTTTACCCTATTTCGTTTTTTGTCCAGTTCAAAGATGACTCCTTATTTCTATTATTTTTTTTCTAATCTCGTCTATTCTTGAATTTAATTCAGCATTTGAAATATCTTTCATATAGCAAACTCCTTATATTTTTATTTATTCTTGCCGCAACAATGCTTGTATTTTTTCCCGCTACCACATGGACATGGGTCATTTCTACCAATTTTTGTTTTCTTATTATCCTTTCCGGTTAATTTTCTATTAAAGTTATTCGGGCTCTCTTTTTTCCCAGTAACATTGCCTTCTACTGTATAGTTTTTACTTCTTTCTTCCGGAATATCAGTTCTATTTTTAATTTCTACACGATATAAAAATTTAACACTATCTTCTTTAATATTCTCAATCATATTTTGAAACATATTATGTGCCTCAAAATGGTATTCTGTTAAAGGATCTTTTTGTGCATATGATCGCAAACCAATTCCCTGTTTTAAATCATCAAGTCTTTTTAAGTGATCCTTCCATTCTCTATCAACTATTTTAAGTAAAATCATTTTTTCTATTTGTCTCATCAGTGTTGGGGTTAACTCTTTTTCCTTATTATTATATCCCTCCATAGATTTTTTTAATAAGTCATTTTGTAAAATATCAATATTTAATTCAGTAATATCTCTGTCAAATTCCAGCTTAATACCGAAAGTATCATAAAAATTGTTCTTTAATGAAGTTAAATCCCACTCTTCCGGATAAGTATCTTTATTTGTATATCTATGAATCATATTAGTTATTGTATCTTCTATCATATCCAGAATAATTGTTTTAACATCATTTCTTAGTAAAACAGTTTTTCTTTGTTCATATATTATTTTTCTTTGATATTCCATCTCATTGTCAAACTCTAAAAGTTGCTTTCTTATTTCAAAATTTCTTGATTCAACCCTTTTTTGTGCCCCTTCGATTGAACGAGTAATAAAAGAATGCTCGATCGGAGTACCTTCCTCAACACCTAATTTTTCCATGATTCCGGCAATACGTTCAGAACCAAACAATCTCATGAGATCATCTTCCAGGGAGAGGAAAAATCTTGAAGAACCAGGATCTCCCTGGCGACCTGATCTACCTCTGAGCTGATTATCAATTCTCCTGCTCTCATGTCTTTCAGTCCCTATTACATGCAGCCCTCCTAACCCTGCTACTCCTTCACCTAACACTATATCTGTTCCCCTTCCAGCCATATTAGTAGAAATAGTTACTCTTCCCTTTTGACCTGCTTCTGCAACAATCTCAGCTTCTCTCTCATGATTTTTTGCATTTAACACGCTATGCTCTATCTTTTCAAGGTTTAAAAGCTTGCTAATTCTTTCAGATTTATCA of the Atribacterota bacterium genome contains:
- the prfB gene encoding peptide chain release factor 2 (programmed frameshift); the encoded protein is MKDISNAELNSRIDEIRKKIIEIRSHLELDKKRNRVKEISGLMSLNTFWEDQEEANKVSKELKDIQVVVGDYQALNDNLEEIEILYELNCQENSPKVWQEIVQKVEKLEAEISDLNRDLLFSDEYDKNNAIVSIHPGAGGTESQDWAEMLLRMYLRWAEKKSFKTEIVDLLPGDEAGIKSVTFTVAGKNAFGFLKSEKGVHRLVRISPFDTNKRRHTSFSSVDVIPEIEDEIEIDLEESDLRIDTYRSTGAGGQHVNTTDSAVRITHIPTNIVAQCQNERSQHSNRLTALKILKAKLFEYYQKKQEDDMQKRAGEKKEIAWGSQIRSYVFQPYQMVKDHRTKIENSNVQAVMDGEIQLFIDAYLRCYSKSS